Proteins from a single region of Psilocybe cubensis strain MGC-MH-2018 chromosome 3, whole genome shotgun sequence:
- a CDS encoding 5'-nucleotidase: protein MMLLTGAALVIGALSFAHVASAEPTVDRLVSKRYLEKRGSGFANGGNRFNSGKGPNGKPVNKANYELSFYHLNDVHAHLDEFRSSGSSCTDTTKGCVGGYSRVKTVIDSKRKTKKNSLFLNAGDEFQGTLFYTLFKGEKIAQTLNQLGFDAMTLGNHEFDDGDDLLAAFLRNLTFPVISSNIHSKNRKLAAALTPFKIFNKHNLALIAVTTETTSTISSPSNLTTFEDPVIAAKNTVKFIKRYYPYINRIVALTHIGYDKDIELAKSTRDISLIIGGHSHTLLGNMTGAQGAYPTIATNLDGDEVFVVTSYRWGEYLGYIDVEYDRRGKIVSYEGAPIHLTNATAESPKLKAQVKKWSGAFADYANTVLGSTEFPLIQTTCQLEECTLGSFTADSMEDYRPTVDGAIINAGGIRAEIDAGNITLQQALECFPFGNSIAELDFTGAQLWDIFEGIVSKKNLVTDAPVTSFVQISRSIRFTYNPANPVGSRLITLSIKGQPIVLTKTYRISTLDYLATGGDNFWAARTDFVSLDTMDEVWADYVRAVTPISYKVDGRIATTTETVPQKGV from the exons ATGATGCTTTTAACAGGCGCAGCTCTTGTTATTGGAGCTCTGTCTTTCGCTCATGTCGCTAGTGCTGAGCCTACAGTCGACCGGTTGGTTTCAAAGCGCTATCTCGAGAAGAGAGGTTCTGGGTTTGCGAATGGTGGCAATCGGTTTAATAGTGGCAAGGGGCCTAATGGGAAACCGGTCAACAAGGCCAACTACGAACTATCCTTCTACCATCTAAACGATGTTCACGC TCATCTTGACGAGTTTCGTTCCAGCGGTTCTTCATGTACAGACACCACAAAAG GCTGCGTCGGAGGATACTCTAGGGTCAAGACTGTCATCGATTCGAAgagaaaaacgaaaaagaacTCCCTCTTCCTTAATGCCGGCGACGAATTTCAG GGAACGCTCTTCTATACCTTGTTCAAGGGGGAGAAGATAGCTCAGACCTTGAATCAGCTTGGTTTTGACGCGATGACCCTTGGAAATCACGAATTCGACGATGGAGACGACCTTCTCGCAGCTTTCTTGCGCAACCTCACGTTCCCAGTTATCTCTAGTAACATTCATTCAAAGAACCGGAAACTCGCAGCAGCTCTGACGCCgttcaaaattttcaacaaGCACAACCTGGCCTTGATCGCTGTTACTACAGAAACCACCTCGACTATCTCTAGTCCCAGCAATCTAACCACGTTCGAGGACCCAGTGATCGCCGCCAAGAACACGGTCAAATTCATCAAGAGGTACTATCCTTATATCAACCGCATTGTCGCGTTGACCCATATCGGATACGACAAAGATATCGAGCTTGCGAAATCGACCAGGGACATCTCTTTGATTATTGGTGGACACTCGCATACTTTGCTCGGAAATATGACTGGAGCACAAGGCGCGTACCCGACTATCGCCACTAACCTGGACGGTGACGAGGTCTTCGTCGTCACGTCGTACCGATGGGGAGAGTACCTTGGATACATCGACGTCGAGTATGATAGACGGGGAAAGATTGTCTCCTATGAGGGGGCACCTATTCACTTGACAAACGCTACCGCTGAATCGCCTAAGCTAAAGGCTCAGGTCAAGAAATGGTCGGGCGCATTTGCTGATTATGCTAACACAGTCCTCGGTTCCACAGAGTTTCCCCTCATTCAGACTACATGCCAGCTAGAAGAATGCACCCTGGGATCTTTTACTGCTGACTCGATGGAGGACTACCGCCCCACTGTCGACGGCGCGATCATCAACGCCGGTGGCATCCGCGCTGAAATCGACGCGGGAAACATCACCCTGCAACAAGCACTCGAATGCTTCCCCTTTGGAAACAGTATCGCTGAGCTCGATTTCACCGGGGCGCAGCTGTGGGATATCTTCGAGGGCATCGTGTCGAAGAAGAACCTTGTTACCGACGCTCCGGTGACCAGCTTTGTGCAGATTTCAAGGAGCATCCGGTTCACATACAACCCTGCCAATCCCGTTGGGAGCCGTCTCATCACCTTGAGCATCAAAGGCCAACCTATTGTCCTCACCAAGACGTACAGAATCAGCACACTGGACTACCTTGCGACTGGAGGTGACAATTTCTGGGCTGCACGCACGGATTTTGTCTCCCTCGACACTATGGACGAGGTGTGGGCGGATTATGTGAGGGCCGTTACGCCCATCTCATACAAGGTCGATGGCCGAATCGCGACGACCACTGAGACGGTTCCCCAGAAAGGGGTTTAA